A region from the Medicago truncatula cultivar Jemalong A17 chromosome 6, MtrunA17r5.0-ANR, whole genome shotgun sequence genome encodes:
- the LOC11415070 gene encoding uncharacterized protein encodes MGCIGSTPKDSGGNRRRPGSIGEVSVYVPGLRIPKPVDFSQSSLGDYLSKNIIERISALRTRIVVMASQEGPTITRTKRKSVTQHGGSTLANLLQALEDYLPVLLGLVKDGSHLQYKVQFVWMNQEDEKEETTMSNAWYEVLSVLHLMSMLLLSKANLLLLPRSSSDGHQQRVSDESRRTSIDIFLKASGYLDCAVKHVLPQLPAELRRNLPVDLAEGVLRALSLQALGQGVDIQIGMAIDSAKATLAVKRRLACEMLKCWQQAQDNIMNLPLANGWGEKHHLLVKWKYVEAKAVAYYYHGLILDEGNTEKSHGMAVAALQAADEYFKESKKLCEAFNTAPPLSRNPPLWGTMKYLSEKIPKDTSSKVRINRDLYTHERIMETAPTLPEFSLALKPDEYQLPLVDSSWRTENIKVTQTHSNHLNGDK; translated from the exons ATGGGATGTATAGGATCAACTCCAAAGGATTCTGGTGGAAATCGAAGGAGGCCGGGGAGTATTGGAGAGGTTTCAGTATATGTTCCTGGTTTAAGAATCCCGAAACCTGTTGATTTTTCTCAATCATCACTTGGTGATTATTTGTCGAAGAATATAATCGAACGGATATCTGCTCTTAGAACGCGTATAGTTGTAATGGCTAGCCAAGAAGGACCTACAATTAcaagaacaaaaagaaaaagtgttACTCAACATG GTGGTTCAACGCTCGCTAATCTTCTTCAGGCTCTTGAAGATTACTTGCCGGTTCTTCTAGGATTAGTTAAAGACG GAAGTCATTTACAATACAAAGTACAGTTTGTTTGGATGAAccaagaagatgaaaaagag GAAACAACCATGTCTAATGCTTGGTATGAGGTGTTGTCGGTTTTGCATTTGATGTCAATGCTATTACTGTCAAAGGCTAATTTGCTGCTGCTTCCAAGATCATCCAGTGACGGTCATCAGCAGAGAGTATCAGATG AAAGCAGACGAACTTCTATTGATATCTTCTTAAAGGCTTCTGGATATCTGGATTGCGCAGTCAAACATGTTCTTCCACAGCTACCTGCAGAACTCAG GAGAAACTTACCAGTTGACCTAGCGGAAGGAGTTCTCCGAGCACTCTCTCTACAAGCTTTAGGACAG ggTGTAGATATACAAATTGGAATGGCGATTGATAGTGCTAAAGCAACTCTTGCAGTGAAGCGTAGACTTGCATGTGAGATGCTGAAATGTTGGCAACAG GCTCAAGATAACATTATGAACCTTCCGCTAGCGAATGGATGGGGAGAAAAACATCACCTTCTTGTGAAATGGAAATATGTTGAAGCTAAG GCTGTGGCATATTATTATCATGGTTTGATTCTTGATGAGGGAAATACAGAGAAATCTCATGGGATGGCTGTAGCTGCTTTGCAAGCAGCAGATGAATATTTCAAAGAAAGCAAAAAGTTGTGTGAGGCATTCAACACTGCTCCTCCATTGTCAAG AAATCCACCACTTTGGGGGACCATGAAATATCTCTCTGAAAAAATTCCTAAGGATACTTCAAGCAAGGTGCGAATAAACCGTGATCTATACACTCACGAAAG GATCATGGAGACAGCTCCAACATTGCCTGAATTTTCCTTGGCATTGAAACCAGATGAATACCAACTTCCACTAGTGGACTCTTCTTGGAGAAcagaaaacataaaagtgaCACAAACTCATTCTAACCATCTCAATGGTGACAAATGA